CGCGGGGCGCAGCGGTGGAACGACGCCAATGTGCTTTGCCTGTCGCTGCGCAGCACGACGCCGGCCCTCGCCGAGGCGATCCTTCACGCCTGGTTCGCCACCCGCTATCCGCCAAACCCACAAGACAACGCCTACCTGGCGGCCCTCCGGGAGATCGAGGCCCAGA
This is a stretch of genomic DNA from Anaerolineales bacterium. It encodes these proteins:
- a CDS encoding RpiB/LacA/LacB family sugar-phosphate isomerase, whose product is MSGKADEGILFCWTGPGVALAANTVRGIRAAVYADAETGRGAQRWNDANVLCLSLRSTTPALAEAILHAWFATRYPPNPQDNAYLAALREIEAQ